The genomic DNA TGCCCGCCGTCGCGGCGGAGCGGCTGCGCGCGCTGGTGGCGTCGATGCGGCAGCAGGCGCAGGCCGGCCACCCGGCGTTCGCGCAGCACCTCGCGGAGGGGCACGACCGGCGGTACCTGACGGACGCCCGGTGGATCGAGGAGCACTTCTGATCGGCGAAGCCCCCGGGGACGGGGTGTCCTCGGAGGGCTTCGGGGCGTCAAATCGGCCTAGCGTTCCGGGTCCCACTCGAAGAGCTGGTCGAAGAGGATGCGCTGCCCCTCCAGCTCGAGGGTGTCGAACGGGATCCGGCAGTAGAGGGCGAGGAGCAGCTCGTTGGCGGTTCCGGCGGCGGTGGCGTCGGCCGGCTCCGTGCCGTCGGCGGGGACGGCGCCGAGCCGGGAGCCCTCCTCGGACAGCCGGTTGCGCCAGGAGCGGCCCTCGGTGGTGCGGTAGTCGACGGCGGCGGCCCCGTGCGGCCAGGCCTCCGTCGTGGTGCAGATGGTGGAGAGGAATTCCTCGACGCCGTCGACGGCCACCTCGGCCGGGACCGGCTGCGGGTCGCCTGCGGCGAGCTGGGCGTCGTAGGTGTGGACGGTGATCTCGTGGAGCTGGCGGCGGGCCGCGCCGTACGCGGTCAGGGGTGTCTGCGACTTCCCCCACCAGCCCCAGCAGGGGCTGTCCTGGCCGGCCTCGGTGAGGGCGTCGAGCAGCAGCCGGGTCGACTCGGCGAGCCAGGCGACCAGGGCCTCGCGCCCGGTGGGGGCGACCGGGTCGCCGAGCGGTGCGGCCTTGGCGGTGGCGGCGGCACCGGCGGCGACGGTGGCGGCCCAGGCGCGGCGTCCTTCGCCCAGGTGCTGCGCCAGGTCGTAGAGCGTCCACTCGGGGCAGGTGGGGACCTGGACGTCGAGGTCGGGCGCTGCGGCGATCGCCGCCCGGAAGGCGGTGGACCGCTCGTCGATCAGGCGAAGCAGCTCGGAGAAGTGGATGTTGTTCTGCACGCCGGAGTTGTACCACCGCGCTCCGGCACCCGAACAGCCGTTTTCGACCGCCGTCCCGGACGGGAGGGGTACGGGCCGTGCGCGGCGGGGGCGGATGGCCTTGCCGGGGGGCGGGGCGCGGTCGATGATGCGGGGATGGTGGACGGTCAGGATCCCGTGTACGCGACCCGGTTGCTGGGCGTCGGCACGGCGAAGCGGGCGCACGTGGAGCGCGGGACGTGCCACCAGGTGCTGGTGTTCGCGGACGGCGAGTGCGTCGGCCCGGCGGAGCTTCAGGCCGCGGTGGCGGGGCGATCCACGACGTTGAACCGACTGGGAAAACAGCCGACTTCAAGGCGTCCCGTCCACCAGGGCCGGGAGGCGGAGCCGGGAAGCGGAGCCGGGAAGCAGAACGTCCGGGTCTGGTGGAGCGCCGGTCAGGGGGCGAGCCGCGCCAGCTCGACCTCGATCGCCTCGCTCATCAGCGTCCGGGCGTGGCCCAGCGGCAGGCTACCGCTCAGCCAGCGCATGCTCAGCCCCTCCAGCAGCGCGGTCAACCGCTCGGCCGCCGCCGGCGCGGTCGCCGAGTTGATCGGGTGCACCCGGCCGATCAACTCGGCGATCTCCTGGACCCAGCTCAGGGAGGCCCTCGCCAGGTCCTCGCGCAGCGAGTCGTCGAAGACCGCGCTGGCCCGCAGCTCGCCCCAGGCGGTGCTGTTCTCCCGCACCTCGGGCGCGTCCTGCAGCTCCAGCAGCAGGGTCTGCTCCAGCTCCTCGCGCGGGGTGAGCGGCGGCGCGTCCGGGTCGCGCTCGGCGGTGTAGCGCTCCGCGCGGCCGTTGATGAACTCCAGCGTCTGCCGCAGGATGCCCGTGCGGTCCTTGAAGTGGTAGTAGATCAGTGCCGTGGAGACGCCGGCCTCGGCGGCGAGCTCCTCGACCCGCAGGCCGCGGACACCGCGGCGGGCGATCACGCGCGCGGCCGCTTCAAGGATGGATGTTTTACGACTGGCCACGGTCCACCACCCTACTGGGCGACCGCCCCGGTGATCGAGACTGCGGCGCCCGCCCCTCCGACCGCCTCGGTCAATCCTGACGGAATCCATAAACAGCGTGGCCCTGTTGGCCGGCGGACCGGCCGGACGGGCTCACCCCCGGTGGGTGAGGTTCACGTACGCCGACTTCGCCAGGACGGCGGGGTTCAGGAAGCGCGCCGGCCCGATCAGCCGCGAGGCGAAGCGGTGCATGTGGCGGGCCAGGTCGGCGTCCCGCGCGGCCGCCGCGAACACCAGCCGCTCGGCGGGGTTGAACGGACGGGACCTGGCGAAGTCCGCGGCCATCAACTGGTGGGCCGTCAGACGGCGGTGGCGGCGCGCGTACACCGCGAGCGCCCGGTCGACGCCGCCGCGGCCGGCCACCGCGGGGGCGACCGCCTCGGCCAGCCACTGCGCGGACTGCAGGGCCCAGCCGCACCCCACGCCCCACAGCGGGTCACCGGTGAGCGCGGCGTCGCCGATCAGCGCGAGGCCCGGCGCGGTGGGCCTGCGGCTGTGCAGCGGGTGGTCCACGGTGCCGATGATCTTCGAGACGCGCTCGGCGGAGTCGATCGGCGGCGCCTCGGGCAGGCCGCGGACGAACTCCAGGAAACTGCCCTCCCGGTCCTCCCGGAAGGCGGGCAGCTTCTTCTTGTCGGGGAGCACCGCCAGCACCGTCACCCCGTCGTCGTTGGGGAACGCGTACGCCATGTCCGGTTCCAGGAACCAGGTCTGGCCGATCCCGCCGTGCAGCGGCAGGTTGCGGAAGTGCGCGAGGTAGCCGAACCGGCTGTTCTCGAACCGCCGCGTCGCCACCTCCGCGCACTTCGCCACGGCCGAGTCCTTGCCGTCGGCGCCGACCACCAGCCGGGCCCGGAACTCCCGTTCCCCGCCGTTCGGCGAGGACGCCGTCACCCCGACGATCCGCCCGCCCGCCCGCACCACCCCGGCCACCTGGTGGCCGAGCAGCAGGTCGACGCCGGGAGTCTCGGCCGCCTTGGACCTGATCAGCGGGTCGAGGGTGCTGCGCCGGACGTTGTACGCGTACGGCAGCGGGGGCCCGCCGGGCGCCGGCTTCGGCTCGATCCATCCCCATCGCGTCCACCAGCGGGCGTCGTTGCGGACCGCCCCGGCCTCCTCCAGCGCGGGTACCAGCCCCAGCTCGTCCAGCACCGGATAGGCGTTGGCGGTGATCGAGTGGGTGCACAGCACCTTGTACGCCGAGGGGTCCGAGCGGCGTTCCAGCAGGGCGACGCGGACACCGCGCCGGGCGAGCAGGATCGCCGCGGCGCAGCCGGCGAGGCTCGCTCCGCCGATCACCACGTCGTACTCGGGTGCCGCGTCCTGGGGCATGGTCATGTGCTGGTGCTCCCTTCGAAGGGTGGAGCCTTGAGGGGCAACTGCTCCCAGGAACATGAGGCGTTGTCAAGCACGCCTGCCGACCGGTAGGCCCCGGTCGGCAGCCCCCGGCCGGGGCGCTGACTGGTCCTGGCAGTCCCAGGAACAGGTGAGCCCTGGCTGCCCCTCGGCACACGGCGGAGAGTTGTCCCCGCCAGCCAGTACCGACCGCTCCCTGGAGAAGACCGTGAGCAACACCGCCCGCACCGCAGCCCGTACCGCCGTCGTCACCGGCGCCGCCAGCGGCATCGGCACCGCGACCGCCCGCGCCCTGGCCGCCGACGGTGCGCGCGTCGCCCTGCTCGCCCGCCGCACCGACCGGCTCGACACCCTCGCGGCGGAGATCACCGCCGCCGGCGGCCGGGCGATCGCGGTCACCGCCGACGTCACCGACCAGGCCTCCGTCGACGCCGCCGCGAAGGCCGTCCACGACGCCTTCGGCCGGGTCGACCTGGTCGTCAACAACGCCGGCGTGATGCTCCCCAATCCCGTCGCCGCCGGCCGGGTCGACGAGTGGACCCGCATGATCGACACCAACCTGACCGGCGTCCTGCGCGTCATCGACGCGTTCACCGCCGACCTCGCCGCGGCCGCCGCCGACGGCCGGCCCGCCGACCTGGTCAACGTCTCCTCGATCGCCTCCCACATCGCCTTCCCCGACTACGCCGTGTACGGCGCCACCAAGGCCGCGGTCACCCAGCTCTCCGCCGCCCTGCGCACCGAACTCGGCCCGCGCGACGTCCGGGTGAGCAACATCGAGCCGGGCCTGACCGACACCGAGCTCCCCCACGCCATCGACAACCCCGAGCTGCGCGGCCAGTTGGACGGCATGTTCCAGCAGATCCCCTCCCTCACCGCCGAGGACATCGCCGAACTGATCGCCTTCACCGTCAGCCGGCCCAAGCACGTCAACCTGCGCCACACCGTGATCCTCCCGACCCGCCAGGCCTGACACCCGCGCGCGGCCGCGGCGAGCCTGGTCCTGACAGGACCAGGCTCGCCGCCGACGGATCGGGCACAATCGGCCCATGAGCCCAACGATCGACCTCGGCGCCTTCCTCCGCTCCCGCCGCTCCCGGCTGCAGCCGGCGGACGTCGCCCTGCCCGACTTCGGCGGCCACCGCCGCGTCGCCGGGCTGCGCCGCGAAGAGATCGCCCAACTCGCGGGCGTCAGCGTCGACTACTACACCCGGATGGAACAGGGGCGGGTCGCCAACCCCTCCGAGCTCGTCCTGGACTCGCTCGCCCGCGCCCTGCGGCTCAGCGAGGACGAGACCCGCCACCTCCGCCGGCTCGCCCAGCCCCGCCCGGCCACCCGGCGCACCCCGCGCACCGCCCGCACCGAGCAGCAGCACGTCCGCCCCATGCTCCGCCGCCTGCTCGACGAACTCCGCGACGTACCGGCCATGGTGATGGGCCGCCGGATGGACGTCCTCGCCTGGAACGCCGCCGCCAGCGCCCTCCTCGGCGACTTCGCCACCCGGCGCGCCGCCGAGCGCAACATCCCGCGGATCACCTTCCTCGACCCCGCCGCCCGCGAGCTCTACGCCGACTGGACGGCCTGCGCCCGCGAGAACGTCGCCTACCTCCAACTGGAGGCCGGCCGCTACCCCGACGACCCGCAGCTGGCCGGCCTGATCGGCGAACTCTCCATGAAGAGCCAGGACTTCCGCCGCTGGTGGGCCGAACAGCCGGTCCAGGACAAGACCTCCGGCGTCAAGCGCTTCCACCACCCCGTCGTCGGCGACCTCGACCTCACCTACGAGACCCTGCGCTCCACCGAGGACCCCGAGCAGGCACTCATCACCTACACCGCCGAACCCCGCACCCCCTCCCACGACGCCCTGCACATGCTCCTCGCCTGGGCCGCCCCCACCGGCCCCGTCCCCTCCCGCCCCGCCCCCTGACCCGAGCCGGGTCTGCGCGGGGGCGGGGAAACCGTCCGTACCCGATGCGCATCCCCGGCTGTATGCAGTCAGCGAGATCGACTCCGCTCCGTCGAGCCGCCGCCCACGGGCTCGGCCAGTTCGGCCGCTTCGGCCTCCGCCAGGCCGGGAGCGCCCCCGGGACCTGCTGATGATCGGCGGCTGCCACCTGCTCGGCCTGGTCTTCGAGTGCGTCAAGGTGGCCCAGGGCTCCTGATCCTATCCCGAGCCCGCCGTACTGAAGTTCGGCGGCGTACCGTTCTACGGCGGGTTCATGTACGCGGCGGTCGGCAGCTACATCTGCGCCGTGTGGCGGCTGCTCGGACTGGAGCTGACCGGGTACCGGCCGCGGGCGACCGCGGCGGTGGCGGGCGCACTGTACCGTCAACTTCCTCAGCCGCCACTGGCTGCCGGACGTCCGCTGGCCGCTGGCGGCCCTGCTGGTCGCGGTCACCGCCGGGGCGAGGGTCAACTACATCGTCAGCGAGCGCCGTTACTGGATGCCGATGCCGCTGAGCTTCGTGCTGGTCGGCTTCTTCCTCTGGAACTGACGCCGTTCTCCGGTCACCTGCGGCCTTTTCCAGCAAACCGCCTTTGACCTGCTGCGGAGTCGTTGGCGTTTGTCACCGCTGGTCGCCCTCGGTTCGCCTCGCACGGCCTCCAGACGGCCCAAGGCCGGAGCCCTGCTTCAGGAGAACGGGCGTCAGGCGTTTGGCCTGACCTGCGATATAGCCACGCTTGGCAGCCCGGACCTTCTGCCCGTCGCAAGCCGCGACTCCCCGCAGTTCCCCGGCCCAACATGGCAGGACTGTGGCACGGCGTCCCCGATGTACTCTGCTCCATCCCTGCATCGGCTGGCGGCTGCACCCCACAGCTCCGCCCCCGTTGTGGAGGGGACCAGCCCGTTTGAGCAGGGCCACGGGGCCAATCGTCAGCAACCCGACGACACAGCCCATGGAGAAATGGCCTCTTTGTCTCGAATGGGATCCGAGGAGTTGCGCCACTTGGGCAACCAGCGAAAATCGCAAGTCACACAGTTGGAGTACGTCGGCCTGACCAAGGCTGCTCCCGAGAGCTTGGTTCTCAAGGCCTTCTCGGCCTCGATCAGCGCCACGGGCGGGGCCTTCGGTCCATGACGGCTCACATCAGACCAACGACGAATCTCCGACTCAGGACACTAGGGCTTGAACGCCTTTACCTAGGACAAACAGGAGAGCAACTAGGAAAGCCACCGCCACCAGGGCTCCCGCCAGGGCCATGCCAGCCAGGATTGCGAACGCTGTCTGCGCTGCCTGCGTGAGCTTCATGTTCTGCTGGGTGCCGTATAGTTGCAGGGTGAGGCCGCAGAAGAAGCGGGCACTAAATCTCGTCCACCATCCGCTGAAGCCCACTAGCTCCAGGATGGAGTCGCTGAGTTTCGCAACGACCTTGCGTCCGCCCTCCGAGGAGGTGGCCTTGTGCAAGAGGGCGTTATCGGTCGGCGTCCGGAGCTCGGTGAGGTGGTCCAGCATCCACTGCTGGGGTACGGTCCCGCCGGGCGCCTCGGCGCGCAGGATGGCTTCGTGCAGCTCCCGTTCCAGTTGGTGGAACTCCCGGTCCTCGGTCCGGTGGAAGAGGTGCAGCAGGTGGTGGGCCGCGTCCAGGCGGCCCCAGGCGAAATCGTTGTGGCGCCACTCGCTCCTGAAGAAGGCCGCGAAGTGCTGGAAGCGGATGCCGTAGAGCTTGCGGTCACCGAGCCCAGCGTACTGCTGCTCGTTGAAGAGTCGGCTCATCTTGTCCGGCCCGAGCCGAAGGAAGTCGAACTCGGGCATCAGCGGGTCGAGGAGCCTCCATGGGGGAGCGTAGGCCCGGGTGACCACCTCAATCGCCAGGCACGCGGCGACGGTCTCCTCGGGCGAGTGGGGGCTCGGCTGCCCGGCCAGTGACAGGGCCTCGGTGTAGTCGTTAGCCGCTTGGCGGATCAGCTTGAGCAGCTGCTTCGGGATGTTCAGCTCCTCGAAGACCTGGTGAATCAGCGCGGCGGTGTCCTCGTCAGAGAGCTGAAGGTCCGAGCTGCGTCGGCGCAGTTCGGTGAAGTATGTCTCCTGAACGGCCAGCATCTCGCGGAGTCGATCCGTCACCTGTCTGGCGCCCATGGCCAGGCTCAGTAGGGCCTCGGTATGCTGCTGGTCGGGGTTCTTGAGCAGGTTAGGATCTTTAAGCTGGTTGTGCAGCCGAGTACTCAGGGACTGCAGGACACGCTCGGCCGTGACCAGCCCCCAGCGCCATTCGTCGTTGAACGGGCGGCTGATCGATTCCGGGTCCTTCCCGGGCACCCAGTTCGGGGCCAGCTCCTTTTTAGGCTCCTCATCCGAAGTCGGGGGCAGCCTGGGCGCCCGATGCGGTGCCGATGAGCGGTTAATGATCCGATCGATCCGATCGGCGTCAGCCTCCGGGGTGGCGACCAGTGAAACCTCCGCCTGCTCGTCGGCTAGCTGCCTGCGGACCTCGAAGAGGACAGCCCGGGCGCGGGTGCGCCGGTACTCGCCGAGCAGGCTCTCTGCGATCGCTCCGAGGCCCTGGGCGAGCTCGGGATTCTTGTCGAGGCGGTCGAAAAGATCAAGCTGGATGTCTCTGGTGCTGTTAGCCAGGCGATTGCATAGCTCCTCGGTGCTGGTCCGGAAGTCGACCTCCTGCGGGTACCGGGCAGCGCTGAGCGCCGTCCGCACCCAGGAGGCGTCCCGAGGTGGTTTGTCCTGGTCGTTCCGCTCGCGGAGGCCAGAGGAGGGCACCACGTAGACCACCACCCGCCGCACTGGATTGTCGAAGGTCCGCTGGGAAATCGTCTCCAGGACGGGGCTGAAGGGGGCGTTGTTAAGCACCCCGGCGTCCATCACATCGCTCGCCGGGTCGTCCAGGGTCTCCCTCGGCTGCACCCGGAAGTCCAGCAGCGGATACTCGCTCACGGGCGGGAAAGCCACGGGGAAACTGCCGGTGGCCCGCGCGGCCTGCACCAAAGCCGTGTTGTTGTCGACCCGGAAGTCTCCCCGCTCGGCGGGAACGAACTTCCAGGCACCATCCTGCCGCACGTAGGCGACGGCCTTGGCGTCGTGCCGGAAGCAGTACAGCCGTCGGTGGTCATGGACCTCGAACTGATTGCCAAAACCATCCAGGTACGTGCGGGAGCGGCCGTCCACGGAGGTGGCGGGGAGGTAGAGGGTGACGGGATTCTGGGTACAATCCGCGCCGAGGCCGATCTTGTTCACGGCCTCGGTCACCTTGGTCGCGAAGGCTTCGCCGCTGAGCACACTGTTGTCGGAGCGGGGCTCGAGCAGCTTGCTGAGCGCGGCCGACTCATCCCAGACCTCGCGCAGGTACGGCAGCCGGGCGCCCCGGGCGAGCGCGGTGGCCAGAAGCATCCCGTTGATCCCCCCCGCGGAAGAGCCAGCCACGACGTCGATAACTACGCGCGTCTGGGAGGCCTCCGCCAGTCGCTTCCAGATCTTGAACACCGCCTGGTCCTCCGGTCGGACAGTGCCCTCGCCGGCGCCGCTAGAAGCGTGCCGAAGTAGATCGAGTTCGTGGGTGACCCCGCTCATCCAGACGGCGAGGCTTACGCCCCCGTTGAGGACTAGGGCAAGACGGGTCTCGTGCCTGACGGGTTGATCCTCTGCCATGTTGTCACGGTAGAGTCGGAGTTGGGAGTGCAGTTGGCTAGTAGAGCGTGTCCTTCGCATCGGAACGAGTTGTTCATCCGATCGGGTGCCTGTAGAGGTTGCCCGGGCAGCTCGGGCCGGGTTGCGGCAGTTGGCGAGCGTCACGCCCGGAACATCTCCATCCCTGTCCGAGAGCCAGGCCAGCCGTCATCCCTCCGATGTGACGCTCCTGATTCGAACCGTCCCACCCTGGGCAACAGACCCAGAATCAACGAGCACCATCAAGCGTTCTGACCTGCAGTTAGGGAAGTCGACGGGGTCCCCAGCCAGCCATCTCTGACTTGGCCTCCGACCTGAATCGGAGGCGCGGTATTTGAATTACTTTCCTTTTCTTCCCGAAGCAACTTGGGTGGTTGTTCGACGAGCGGTAAAGGTGTCGCTGACCAGCGCTGCCATGCCCCGAACGTCTGCGGGCGTCTGCCAAAGTTCGCCGTCGTTGTAGCGCATTTAGACACTCGGGTCCGGGCTCCGGTTAGGAGCCATCCCGTCGATTAAGTGGGTTCGACTGCCGCCTGCGTGCTTGCTCTTGGTTCCACTTCAGGGAGCGACCTTGATCGTCTTTCCACTCGTCCAGACCGTTCTTGCTTCCACCGGCCAGCACGCTGGCAGCACTCTGCCCAGAAAGTGCGATCCACAACACGGAGACCCTGCGGGGTGCCGTCAACCAAGGGATCTGTACTGACCTAGCGACCCGCCGACCTATGGGGGAGCGAGGCGCCTCGCCCCCGTTTCCTGGCCGAACGGGCACAGAAGCGGCCTCAGCCCAAACCTGATCGCCCGGTATCAGAAAGAGTGGCACTCAACGCCATCGCTAGCAGTACCTCAGCGACTGTTGAGATGCGCCGGAGTGGTTGGAACCAAGTAGACTTCTCAATGCGACTATGCGTCAACAGATATCCCTTGATATTACTCTCCGTGAGGAGCTGGACAGATTCATAATGCAGGCCCAGGCCAGCAGTCGAACGAACCCTGAATCGACAACATATACAGTCAATCCATGCCGGTGGCTAACGCCCCGCAGCCTGAGGCCGTGGACGATTCAACAGCTTAGGCGCGTCGCGCCTGTCCACGCATGCAAGCGTATGATGGAAGATCCAGGTCAGGAAAGTCGAGATTGGCGGGGGCGCTATGACCATCTGGACTGATTTCGGATTTGTTAGCTGCCCATATACTACCGACCCCATCTCCGCCACCGCGCAAGGGGATAGCCTCCTAGTCGGGCGAGAACAGGAGATAAATAAGCTAATTTCCCGCCTTCAGTCATCCCCGCGCCATACGACGGTTGAAGGCAAATTTGGCGTCGGGAAAACTAGCTTAATTTCTGTTGCCGGTTTTCGCTTGCAGCAATCCTTCCAAAAGGGTGAGTCAAATTTTGGTCCACTAATTCCATTGGGTGAGCCTTTTCAGGTCTCCCCGGAAGCAACCTTGGAATCATTTCAGAGGGATCTTTTCTATAGGGTTGCCGAAGCATTTAGAGTGCACGGTGCCAGGCTTGATGCAACCGGACGAAGAGTTCCTAAACAGAAGGATGTGGACCGGTGGCTCCATGAGCCCATATTCCACATGCGGAGTGCAGGATTTTCGACGCCACTGGGCGGCCTTTCTGCCGGAAGATCTAGGTCGCCGAACGCCACTGCGGCATACTACGACTTCGGATTTCCGAGGGCTATGAAAGCGTCACTGGAGAGCTGCTTCCCGTCCCCTGCCTATGGCGGATTTATTGCAGTGGTCGACAATCTGGAACTCATGCGGACGTCTCAGAGTGTCCGAGACTTGCTCGAACTAATGCGGGATACAGTGTTTTCTCAGAAGGGAATCCGCTGGATTTTGTGTGGCGGGCCGGGAGTCTTCCGGACCGCCGCGGCAACTCCAAGGTTGGCCGACCATCTGGCGGACCCGATTCAGGTTGACCCGATCCCCGACGAGCTAATGCCAGAGGTCGTGAGTCGGAGAATTGAGCACTACAGGATCAAAAATAGGCCAGCCCCCGTAATTCCAGTAGGGGCGGGCGGATTTTGGTATTTGTATGATTTGGTGAATAGGAATTTGCGAACCGCCCTGAGCCTGGCGGACGATTTCTCTGAGTGGCTGCATTGGCAATTTGGTGCAGATTCGAGCAAGAGTGAAGACCTTGAACTGCTCGAGGTGTGGCTGGCGGAGACCGCGGATAAATGTCATGCGGCCGCCCAGGAGTGGATAGATGCGCGAGAATGGATAATATTCGACACCCTGGCCGTGCATGGTGGCATCTGCCGCCCTAGTAGCGACTATGATGATTTTGGATTCCATTCGCCCGATGCAATGCGATCGTCTATTAGGATGCTGAAGGATGCGAACCTTGTAACTCACGAGAAAGATGAGATGAACAAGCGCCGAAAGATTGTCGCAATGACTCCTTCAGGATGGCTCGTAGCGTATGCGCGGACGGGGTATTCATTGCCAGGTGAGTACGCTTCCCTGAAGTGAAAGTTCCTGCTTCCTCGCGGGCGGTCGAGCGCTTTTGGCCGGTGTCCACCCGACCAGGGCGCCCAGCCTGCGAC from Kitasatospora terrestris includes the following:
- a CDS encoding SDR family oxidoreductase, giving the protein MSNTARTAARTAVVTGAASGIGTATARALAADGARVALLARRTDRLDTLAAEITAAGGRAIAVTADVTDQASVDAAAKAVHDAFGRVDLVVNNAGVMLPNPVAAGRVDEWTRMIDTNLTGVLRVIDAFTADLAAAAADGRPADLVNVSSIASHIAFPDYAVYGATKAAVTQLSAALRTELGPRDVRVSNIEPGLTDTELPHAIDNPELRGQLDGMFQQIPSLTAEDIAELIAFTVSRPKHVNLRHTVILPTRQA
- a CDS encoding maleylpyruvate isomerase family mycothiol-dependent enzyme, with amino-acid sequence MQNNIHFSELLRLIDERSTAFRAAIAAAPDLDVQVPTCPEWTLYDLAQHLGEGRRAWAATVAAGAAATAKAAPLGDPVAPTGREALVAWLAESTRLLLDALTEAGQDSPCWGWWGKSQTPLTAYGAARRQLHEITVHTYDAQLAAGDPQPVPAEVAVDGVEEFLSTICTTTEAWPHGAAAVDYRTTEGRSWRNRLSEEGSRLGAVPADGTEPADATAAGTANELLLALYCRIPFDTLELEGQRILFDQLFEWDPER
- a CDS encoding DUF3376 domain-containing protein — translated: MAEDQPVRHETRLALVLNGGVSLAVWMSGVTHELDLLRHASSGAGEGTVRPEDQAVFKIWKRLAEASQTRVVIDVVAGSSAGGINGMLLATALARGARLPYLREVWDESAALSKLLEPRSDNSVLSGEAFATKVTEAVNKIGLGADCTQNPVTLYLPATSVDGRSRTYLDGFGNQFEVHDHRRLYCFRHDAKAVAYVRQDGAWKFVPAERGDFRVDNNTALVQAARATGSFPVAFPPVSEYPLLDFRVQPRETLDDPASDVMDAGVLNNAPFSPVLETISQRTFDNPVRRVVVYVVPSSGLRERNDQDKPPRDASWVRTALSAARYPQEVDFRTSTEELCNRLANSTRDIQLDLFDRLDKNPELAQGLGAIAESLLGEYRRTRARAVLFEVRRQLADEQAEVSLVATPEADADRIDRIINRSSAPHRAPRLPPTSDEEPKKELAPNWVPGKDPESISRPFNDEWRWGLVTAERVLQSLSTRLHNQLKDPNLLKNPDQQHTEALLSLAMGARQVTDRLREMLAVQETYFTELRRRSSDLQLSDEDTAALIHQVFEELNIPKQLLKLIRQAANDYTEALSLAGQPSPHSPEETVAACLAIEVVTRAYAPPWRLLDPLMPEFDFLRLGPDKMSRLFNEQQYAGLGDRKLYGIRFQHFAAFFRSEWRHNDFAWGRLDAAHHLLHLFHRTEDREFHQLERELHEAILRAEAPGGTVPQQWMLDHLTELRTPTDNALLHKATSSEGGRKVVAKLSDSILELVGFSGWWTRFSARFFCGLTLQLYGTQQNMKLTQAAQTAFAILAGMALAGALVAVAFLVALLFVLGKGVQALVS
- a CDS encoding NAD(P)/FAD-dependent oxidoreductase, whose protein sequence is MTMPQDAAPEYDVVIGGASLAGCAAAILLARRGVRVALLERRSDPSAYKVLCTHSITANAYPVLDELGLVPALEEAGAVRNDARWWTRWGWIEPKPAPGGPPLPYAYNVRRSTLDPLIRSKAAETPGVDLLLGHQVAGVVRAGGRIVGVTASSPNGGEREFRARLVVGADGKDSAVAKCAEVATRRFENSRFGYLAHFRNLPLHGGIGQTWFLEPDMAYAFPNDDGVTVLAVLPDKKKLPAFREDREGSFLEFVRGLPEAPPIDSAERVSKIIGTVDHPLHSRRPTAPGLALIGDAALTGDPLWGVGCGWALQSAQWLAEAVAPAVAGRGGVDRALAVYARRHRRLTAHQLMAADFARSRPFNPAERLVFAAAARDADLARHMHRFASRLIGPARFLNPAVLAKSAYVNLTHRG
- a CDS encoding TetR/AcrR family transcriptional regulator, with amino-acid sequence MASRKTSILEAAARVIARRGVRGLRVEELAAEAGVSTALIYYHFKDRTGILRQTLEFINGRAERYTAERDPDAPPLTPREELEQTLLLELQDAPEVRENSTAWGELRASAVFDDSLREDLARASLSWVQEIAELIGRVHPINSATAPAAAERLTALLEGLSMRWLSGSLPLGHARTLMSEAIEVELARLAP
- a CDS encoding helix-turn-helix transcriptional regulator, with the protein product MSPTIDLGAFLRSRRSRLQPADVALPDFGGHRRVAGLRREEIAQLAGVSVDYYTRMEQGRVANPSELVLDSLARALRLSEDETRHLRRLAQPRPATRRTPRTARTEQQHVRPMLRRLLDELRDVPAMVMGRRMDVLAWNAAASALLGDFATRRAAERNIPRITFLDPAARELYADWTACARENVAYLQLEAGRYPDDPQLAGLIGELSMKSQDFRRWWAEQPVQDKTSGVKRFHHPVVGDLDLTYETLRSTEDPEQALITYTAEPRTPSHDALHMLLAWAAPTGPVPSRPAP